In Helianthus annuus cultivar XRQ/B chromosome 9, HanXRQr2.0-SUNRISE, whole genome shotgun sequence, the following are encoded in one genomic region:
- the LOC110922633 gene encoding uncharacterized protein LOC110922633, whose translation MDSWIRFGDHPQYLSTMTLKLTALKSCWAPSVHVSREVCFMNPSTISRADQRKPKPKHIEDASRAMADRLYKRKDNDIILLPYNPGAMAMYASESGANTRVKLCPRQSGGTECGYYVMKFMKEIAYEGVEILDNDNVGKGVEEYSAADMDGIREDWSTYVVNSLFKL comes from the exons ATGGATAGTTGGATACGGTTCGGAGATCACCCTCAATATCTGTCTACGATGACATTGAAATTGACGGCGTTAAAGAGCTGTTGGGCACCCAG TGTTCACGTTAGCCGGGAAGTATGTTTTATGAACCCGTCTACAATTTCGCGGGCTGATCAAcgcaaacccaaacccaaacacATCGAGGATGCAAGTAGAGCGATGGCAGACCGATTGTATAAAAGAAAGGACAATGATATCATCCTATTGCCCTACAATCCCGG GGCAATGGCCATGTATGCTTCAGAAAGTGGTGCCAACACAAGGGTTAAACTC TGTCCACGTCAGTCAGGAGGTACTGAATGCGGCTACTATGTGATGAAGTTCATGAAGGAGATAGCTTACGAAGGAGTTGAAATACTTGACAATGATAAT GTTGGGAAAGGAGTAGAAGAATACTCGGCTGCGGATATGGATGGCATACGTGAAGATTGGTCGACTTATGTGGTTAactctctttttaagttataa